The genome window acacgtgcctagtgacgcgcgctattcaccttgaaagcgtgcacagtctttcaaccgacagcgcgctactatcactacgaagattcgccgcgagaagaggatggcccaggacgatgtacagcgataacgcgacgtgcttcagggcggcggcgacggaactacgtgaggcgtaccggcaatggctgcctgtactgcaaacttacgccactcagaaccgaatggagtggaaattcatcccacctggcaatccttcggccgggggcgcgtgggagcgaatgataaggacagttaagatagcgatgtcctacactttcaacgaacgagcaccgaaacccgaagttttcgaaactctactcgccgagatagagaatatcgtcaaccgacgaccacttacacatgtcaacgtcgatccagactccgaagaaagtttgactccagcacactttctacttcttcataacgctaacctaccgatgattggcgtttacgacgagaacgaaaagaagcaatggaagatggcccaagcgcttgccgaccacttttggcggcgctggaccaaagagtactttcctctactggcaccgaggaagtcgtcccacgacggagggcggcaacttcaaccaggcgatgtggtcatcgtcgctgaacccaatggtccacgcagcgtgtggccccgaggcgtcgtcgagactacctacccgggacccgatggacgggtccgctccgctgacatcagaacgagacacgggacgctacgcaggcccagctgcaggctggcggtcatcgcgtcgcaacccatgcaccaggagtcttcgactgcggggacaaaatgttagcgacgcgtcgaaatatatgtaaaatagcataagaattcgattaagactgtattcgcaataaagattatttcgtaggtaggaaacgggtagaactgcgttagttaagttaattttgtcaattccgattattaagtatgataataagactcatatgtgatgtattcgatagcaggcaattcccatattccttccttcccaagtcgcggaaaccgagtccaaagttcaatctaaactcagactgtccattggactacgattaatagccaataagcactaacgtgagaggcttagagcgagaaaaccgaactctcctctgattggctaaaaatatttccttaaagttccgaaatcattttcctttcacccgaaaattgccttaggattactcgaatccaagccaataactcgataactataagacatacgaaaatgtaaatagttttaaaacgtagctgggaacttacgtaacacgataacctacatttccatagtaatatgccgttatcgataacaatggagctcaaggcaagctgagaaaccagtctattgtatggcccggacggctaatcacctcttctattgtgtaaaaacgtaaacaaacgcaggtgcattccactcgaggtgaatgaccctagtgtcaggtgcattgttacgtaatttcgaagcgatagcctaattagtttataagtaattaggatttgaacgaaaaatgatagcgttaaattcacgtaatcgagcgccgtaacgcgttcgaccaatcacgacgcgccatccgtcgcctatcgggcgcaattatttacctctctatcgcacggagcctcgcgctcagccgagtcgtgattgggcgaataaattgaaatgtttctttccgtgaagcgtaggcgcattctgaaaaggggtataaaaggaacgatcgctcggtatgggacattcgaattcgaccggaacaagaagaaccagcagcctccaaggaaaaccagcagccagcagcctactacaagcagcctacagccagcagccagcagcctacagccagcagctgcAACATATAGTATGGTAGTTTAGGCGAGCTTGTGGTAGAATTCCATTAACAGTTTTATTAGTCACAAAAATACTCCAGGATATTCGTTGCTAATGAAAAGAGCTctaattaacccttaaatgcatggtgatgtatatatatgcatcatatatttgatggcctatgactcaatatgtagctatccaaaatcacatttatagcttaattattattcagtatttaatattatttaataaataattacattaattaaataatataatgatttactatttattatttaaggataaagatgaaatggcggaaaagtgtgaaaaaacaggatgatggcgatttgtatgtgatttaggcagattttttcggagttatttatataaatttagaGGTACAATTATTGGtatggtaagttttatttctaaagttttactactattagaaaaatacactatttgtgaaacctccatgataaaatgtttaaacataaactaattactaactccgaaaaaatctgcctaaatcacatacaaATCGCCATCATAAACCAATAATTGTACCtctaaatttatataaataagttttagcctatttaacttcgagcactgatttagtattaaaatcggtaataatattttttttattatttttccaagaggcagaaaacaataatagtctatcacatatattaatatctcgttaaaagaaaaattcatgcatttaagggttaatggaACATTGTCAGACCATACATTGGATATCTATAAGTATAAAGTACTCAAAACCAATTTATTGACCGATGAAACATTATAAGCTCGTATAGATTACGCAATGTACAATTGAATGGGTCCGATTAATGCGCAATAGATATAGAATCACCGCTATGGTCTATTGTATGAATACAAACCCAATACACAGCGCAAAATAGCGTTGAAGTTATGAATTAAAATACACACacagtgtaacatgaggaaaccgaagaattttaacagcgtattcctcatcatattataagagtaaaatgtcataataaaCTTTTCTGGGATTCGCCTGCTTTCAACGTTATAAGGATTTAAactatcggacataatctaactatcctcgttgatagatatcaaaaagtaactattAGTGACTGAtttgcaaaaaattttttttttaatataattttttattgtatgtgCTAGTGCTAGTTTtacgaatatttaattttaatgcgaaaatagataaaaaaaaaacaaaaaaaaacttttttttttgttgccaaagtttgcttgacgtcatataacattttatctttattttgccctcagaaatgcgtggttaattttttttttatactatgtcggtggcaaacaagcatacggcccgcctgatgtaaagcggtcaccgtaacctatggacgcctgcaactcaaacagtgtcacaagcgcgttgccaccctattagaaacttgtacactcccttttgctgtgttaagtacacagcaaaaaaacacagtaaattctttcggtttcctcatgttacaccgtatacatacatacacacctTACGGTTCTCCCACACTGTCCCTGTCATACCAtgttacataatatttattttgataatgTAGTATGTTATAAGATAAAATGACGTCCACCGATTTtattagtgttgctagcccgcgatttttcaaatttgccgcctttttctagtgacaagatttggttaccattaagacgctacaggagcccctctttcaatataggaattttagttaaatataggtactttagtgttattaactagatttatcgaaaaaaattgaccattcagaacaaagttaaaaaatattgcgaagatatctttaaaatcgaggtttcaCTCTCAAcagtttcctccttcaaaacttaatcaatcgtaacgaaatttgagaatctgaataacagtgAAATAAtcccttttttgcgccataatcaataaggccgtttttggataTTTTTGATGGGgaaaataagaatataaaaaaaatcaaaacggtccgacacagataaaaataataataatctgtcttgaaatagtacatttcgttataagtgcgagaagtatgtcattactacacgagtcccgagacattttgccacgagcggcacgcgagtggcaaatctcgggacgagtgaagaatgacattctcgcacgtgtgacgaacgacgttttttaatacagttgcgaaaaaacactactacttacttacaacgaaataaaacaatccgaactatcaattttcccatggacattgacgccattgacggattatttaacaattcaaaggcgtatttttgaagcttttaaacttgcgtgcatattttcgagtttgctattcatctaacataattcatttcattgggtgccataaaaacataaacatttacgatttgggacgattgtttaatgtacaactacattttaatttaatcgatccatttatgccccgacgtattgcaaataacgtaaaataattatgacaaatcgcgtaacatattgaggtttttgaggttttttgaacgtgcattaagttaaaacatggtagacgcctctactttgacagtagaagacgcgtttcgttccaatcatgttctgtttacacgactcattatgaccgatttttcaaagtataaaccattttataaatgatgtttagtatgactaaaagtaaacaattacatatgaaatattaacgttttaaatcttaatcacttaatagtatgtttatagttttattctgtcttagtaaactagactaatatgaaaacagctcggtaagtagtcgtaaaatggaacgtatatactttttacgcactagttcgtaaaatacaacttctcgcacgctaaacagccaaaaaacgggcactttttgagcaactgtattaaaaaaatattttctatcttaaggcgagatttacttgtatcgattTAAAACTCGTATCGAttaaaacactcctttcggtcgtgttttaatttatcgccgctcgtttcgcacttgtatcgtaatatactatttcagtacagatggggcttttttacgcactagtgcgacaagtggttcatttcttgtcatatagaaacttcggagggccatctgtgtTGATTAAAAACACTCtcttcggtcgtattttaatttatcgccactcgtttcgaacttcctttttagggttccgtagtcaactaggaacccttatagtttcgccatgtctgtctgtccgtccgtccgtccgtccgtccgtccgtccgtccgtccgtccgtccgcggataatctcaataactgtaagcactagaaagctgaaatttggtaccaatatgtatatcaatcacgccaacaaagtgcaaaaataaaaaatggaaaaaaatgttttattagggtagcccccctacatgtaaagtgagggctgattttttttttcattccaaccctaacgtgtgatatattgttagataggtatttaaaaatgaataagggtttactaagatcgttttttgataatactaatattttcggaaataatcgctcctaaaggaaaaaaaagtgcgtcccccccctctaacttttgaaccatatgtttaaaaaatatgaaaaaatcacaaaagtgtaactttataaagactttctaggaaaattgttttgaacttgataggtttagtagtttttgagaaaaatacggaaaactacggaaccctacactgagcgtggcccgacacgctcttggccggtttttcacatttgtgtcgtaatgtactatataaaCAAAACTGAActaaaatttataaattcaaACATCGaacaacaataaattaaatcaacCGTCTATcgcctaatttaataaaacattcAAGAGCCATTATAATGAAGTAAAATTTCACAAAATCCAAACATCATTAGCGGCTTTTCAATAGAACTGTTATTAAACTTCTCGCATCTGAGAAGTTTAATTGAAAGTCATTAAAAGTGAAATTATTTCACAAGTTTGAGGTACGGACTATTCATTACGAGAACGGTTttgaaaagtataaataaataaataaaataaaataaaaagccttttatttcttaaATTTCTACAATGTTTCCTTATGTACTAGTTTATATTAATGTAAATGATATTTAAGAACTTTGCTATTCTGTTCATACAATTCTTTATTAGGAAGCCCATTCTGTATTTTCCTGGTGTTTGGCCTGAATAGCAGAGCAAGAAATTTCTGTACCTATTCTTAAATTTCTGTTCCCAAATGTCGCCTTTctgctattttataatatcatattttacTCATTTAAATGCTTCTTTTAATAAAATTCTATTAGTCGCTCATGAGATGACAGTGTCCGGACGATGTTACTTTTCATAATTATGTAGTATTTGTTTGTTTTGCCAGATATCCAATTactattttcttttaattttgtgtttttattttttgtactttgtgTAATTAATATGGCAGCTTAGGTTATTTTGCTTTGGAGGGTTGTAGTCTACTGCCCCCGCGGTGACCAGCCGTATTGGGGGAGGGTTTATAGTGTGGTTTTCTTAActtgattttaaatttttcgtTGGGTTTAGTTGTTTTCAGGGCTAGTGTTCTTGAAGGAGGTCTTGGTATTTGCTATGTCTCGCCGTCTTCTATGGATGTCACTGAAGGTGAACGGGTGTGCAGACCATTCTTAGTATTCTTCATATAGCTAAGTATGGTGTTTTGGTTTTCTATTTGTGTTTTGTTCTTTTTGGCTACTTGCCTCTTCGAGCTCTCCTGTCTGTGATAAGAACTTGCCATCTGGTTTGGCGGAGTTACTTCTAATTCCCTCTTTTTTGAGTTTCGAGGGGATTTTTTTCTATCTGCCGGTTGCTTGTTATCTGGTTCCTTGATAATTAATTTGTCGTGGCGTATAAAAGCTTTTTTACCTTCTTCTCTAGCCTTTTGTAGTTGGTCTTGAAGTAATTTGCGGGTTTCCAGTACTTGTGGGGTAAAATCTTCTTTAATATACATGTTTGTCCGTTTCAAATGACTACTTTTCttcaaaatacatattttcTTGCCGAATGTTGTGAGAGTTACTTTCACTGGtcttattttgttttcattctTTATTCCTATTCTGCGCACTATCTCCAGATCTAGATGATTACAGTCAACTTTCAGAGTTTCTGTGATTATTGAGATAATATTTTTCTCCAGCTCTTCATATGTGTTTTCGGTTTCTTCCACTCC of Leguminivora glycinivorella isolate SPB_JAAS2020 chromosome 5, LegGlyc_1.1, whole genome shotgun sequence contains these proteins:
- the LOC125225964 gene encoding spindle pole body component 110-like, which produces MTNVNLETLENLIKGLRIDLKKDLQESLNDIEAKLSKNIKELNEKLQDTYTNIRKDIENVKETNTNLDNKMCYIERQIRKRNVVFFGVEETENTYEELEKNIISIITETLKVDCNHLDLEIVRRIGIKNENKIRPVKVTLTTFGKKICILKKSSHLKRTNMYIKEDFTPQVLETRKLLQDQLQKAREEGKKAFIRHDKLIIKEPDNKQPADRKKSPRNSKKRELEVTPPNQMASSYHRQESSKRQVAKKNKTQIENQNTILSYMKNTKNGLHTRSPSVTSIEDGET